Proteins encoded within one genomic window of Paraglaciecola psychrophila 170:
- a CDS encoding BCCT family transporter: MKQRIDKTWFIATIAVILLMTVPLVIAPKFSADVMQQVYEYVTNNFGFLYTFLASAILILLMWIAFDKYGAAKLVDIDDEPILASAAIMHERNKCSDELYTPKRMLLIICLMELV, encoded by the coding sequence TTGAAACAACGCATTGATAAAACGTGGTTTATAGCTACTATTGCCGTTATTCTCCTGATGACTGTCCCTTTGGTCATAGCCCCCAAATTTTCTGCTGATGTTATGCAACAAGTTTACGAATATGTTACTAATAATTTTGGATTTTTGTACACTTTTCTGGCTTCCGCCATATTAATATTATTAATGTGGATTGCTTTTGATAAATATGGCGCAGCTAAACTCGTTGATATCGATGATGAACCTATCCTAGCCAGTGCCGCGATCATGCATGAACGAAATAAATGTAGTGATGAGCTTTACACCCCTAAGCGGATGTTACTCATAATTTGCTTAATGGAATTGGTATGA
- a CDS encoding BCCT family transporter, with protein MTVEKPDTTHPKTASVDKAIFWPSLICIVTIIVCMIVFEAQAKTAISAIFSFVTDQLGFIYIWAGASALVAVAWLGFGKYSHVRLGGPDARPEFKRLSWMAMFFCSGIGTALLYWATIEWSYYYMAPPFGIEAESEAAAEYAAMYGIFHWGPIAWAFYVLTAFPIGYAYYNRKKSALRLSTACSGIIGDKRANGKLGKAIDILMIFGLVGGTGTSLASGTPMLAEAISQQFGIEHTFALDVTVVAIWTCIFITSVVLGLKKGIKVLSDINMVAVIILCSILFIGGPTFYLINTFTDSIGLMLSEFTRMAFYTDPIRRSMFPQWWTIFYWAWWVAYGPFMGIFIARISKGRTFKDIALTVTLAGSTGCGIFFMIFGNIAMHSELNGLYPMLDTIKNESAPAAILGMLMQMPLNWVILPLFILVGFVYSGTTVDSSAYVLASVTSKNLYEGKEPNVYNRLFWAITLGGTALVLMNAGGLEPLKTASLAVGLPLVFLMGISFCSLLKWLKEDYP; from the coding sequence ATGACAGTAGAAAAACCCGATACAACACATCCAAAAACGGCCTCGGTAGATAAAGCCATCTTCTGGCCGAGCCTTATCTGCATCGTCACCATCATCGTATGTATGATTGTGTTTGAAGCACAGGCAAAGACGGCGATCAGCGCTATTTTTAGCTTCGTCACCGATCAGCTGGGATTCATCTATATCTGGGCCGGTGCCTCAGCCTTGGTTGCAGTCGCCTGGCTTGGGTTTGGCAAATACAGTCATGTACGCTTAGGCGGCCCCGATGCCCGGCCCGAGTTTAAACGTTTGAGCTGGATGGCGATGTTCTTCTGCTCCGGCATCGGCACTGCACTACTTTACTGGGCTACCATCGAGTGGAGTTACTACTACATGGCGCCGCCCTTTGGTATTGAGGCCGAAAGCGAGGCGGCAGCAGAGTACGCGGCGATGTACGGCATATTTCACTGGGGACCGATCGCGTGGGCATTCTATGTCCTGACCGCGTTTCCGATCGGCTACGCCTACTACAACCGCAAGAAATCGGCGTTACGCCTGAGCACCGCCTGTTCCGGCATCATCGGTGACAAACGCGCCAACGGCAAGCTGGGCAAAGCGATCGATATACTGATGATCTTTGGGCTAGTCGGCGGCACGGGTACCTCTCTGGCTTCAGGTACACCGATGCTGGCAGAAGCGATAAGCCAGCAATTTGGCATCGAGCACACCTTTGCACTCGACGTCACAGTAGTCGCGATCTGGACCTGTATCTTCATCACCTCGGTAGTACTGGGTCTGAAGAAAGGTATTAAGGTGTTAAGCGACATCAACATGGTGGCGGTAATTATTCTCTGCTCGATCCTGTTTATCGGCGGGCCGACCTTCTACCTGATCAACACATTCACCGATAGCATCGGCTTGATGCTCAGCGAGTTTACCCGGATGGCGTTCTACACCGATCCGATTCGCCGCAGCATGTTCCCGCAGTGGTGGACAATCTTTTACTGGGCCTGGTGGGTTGCCTACGGCCCGTTCATGGGGATCTTTATCGCCCGGATATCTAAAGGCCGCACGTTTAAGGATATCGCGCTGACGGTCACGCTGGCAGGCAGCACCGGCTGTGGCATCTTCTTTATGATCTTCGGAAATATAGCCATGCACAGCGAACTCAATGGCCTTTATCCAATGCTGGATACGATCAAGAATGAAAGTGCCCCGGCCGCTATTCTGGGTATGCTGATGCAGATGCCGCTGAACTGGGTGATCCTTCCGCTGTTCATCCTGGTGGGCTTTGTCTACTCAGGCACCACGGTCGATTCATCGGCCTATGTACTGGCATCGGTGACCTCTAAAAACTTGTATGAGGGCAAGGAACCCAACGTTTACAATCGTCTGTTCTGGGCCATTACGCTCGGTGGGACAGCGCTGGTTCTGATGAACGCCGGTGGCTTAGAACCGCTTAAAACCGCCAGCCTGGCGGTCGGATTACCACTGGTCTTTTTGATGGGCATCTCTTTCTGCTCGTTGCTGAAGTGGCTCAAAGAAGATTACCCCTAA
- a CDS encoding sll1863 family stress response protein — MSKRDEYVAKLKQTVDELNEKISVLEVKANHAQTEAKAEIEKQISSLKEQAKPLTDKLDHWKEASEEKTDEYLKEAKKIRDAFVHSYNYFKSQLK, encoded by the coding sequence ATGAGTAAACGCGATGAATATGTAGCCAAACTGAAGCAAACCGTTGATGAGTTAAACGAAAAAATCTCAGTGCTTGAAGTTAAGGCCAATCACGCCCAAACTGAGGCTAAAGCTGAAATCGAAAAGCAAATCTCATCGTTAAAAGAACAAGCTAAACCGCTCACTGATAAATTAGACCATTGGAAAGAAGCAAGTGAGGAGAAAACGGACGAGTATCTTAAGGAAGCGAAAAAAATTCGGGATGCCTTTGTTCATTCCTATAACTACTTTAAGTCACAACTTAAATAA
- a CDS encoding alanine racemase C-terminal domain-containing protein produces the protein MGRATKTTIATVAIGYADGYPRHARVGTPAWLQHQRISLVGRVSMDMLTFDVTDLAQVKVNDRVELWGEHLPVEEVAECASTISYELLCRVSPRVKRRYVDG, from the coding sequence TTGGGTCGCGCAACGAAAACGACCATTGCTACGGTGGCCATAGGTTATGCCGATGGTTACCCGCGCCATGCCCGTGTAGGCACCCCAGCTTGGCTGCAGCATCAAAGAATCTCCCTAGTAGGTCGCGTTTCGATGGATATGTTAACGTTTGACGTAACAGACTTGGCACAGGTTAAGGTCAATGACAGGGTAGAGTTGTGGGGTGAACACCTGCCGGTAGAAGAAGTGGCCGAATGTGCTTCGACCATTTCTTATGAGTTATTGTGTAGAGTTTCTCCCCGTGTCAAGCGGCGCTATGTAGATGGTTAA
- the alr gene encoding alanine racemase, with product MNVLGRPTYAEINVSAVIDNFRQMSALAGNSKTLAVIKADAYGHGAIAIAQALSDEAEGFAVAFIDEAIHLREHGILQPILLLEGVLNEAEMALAFELDFWVMLHRSEHFEWLRFLAPSQRPKVWIKVDTGMHRLGFGLAEINSVLREFADLLIYGSVLCSHLACADEQHNVFNIQQTQKLEALAVSHGLVFSLANSAGISQWPMSHGSWNRLGIALYGCAQPANNTQLKLKPVMTLTAPIIALRSLQKGESVGYGQSWVAQRKRPLLRWP from the coding sequence ATGAACGTGTTGGGAAGGCCTACTTATGCCGAAATTAATGTGTCTGCAGTAATTGATAATTTTCGACAGATGTCAGCCTTAGCAGGTAACAGCAAAACCTTGGCCGTGATCAAAGCGGATGCTTATGGGCATGGTGCAATCGCGATTGCACAGGCATTGTCGGATGAGGCTGAAGGATTTGCAGTTGCTTTTATAGATGAAGCCATACACTTACGTGAACACGGTATTCTGCAACCGATTTTATTACTTGAAGGTGTGTTGAACGAGGCTGAAATGGCGTTGGCGTTTGAACTAGACTTTTGGGTTATGTTGCATCGCAGCGAACATTTTGAGTGGCTGCGTTTTTTAGCACCTTCACAGCGGCCAAAGGTATGGATAAAAGTGGATACTGGCATGCACCGCTTAGGCTTTGGATTAGCTGAAATTAATTCAGTATTGAGAGAGTTTGCCGACTTACTTATTTACGGTAGCGTGTTATGCAGTCACTTAGCCTGTGCCGATGAACAACATAATGTGTTCAATATACAGCAGACTCAAAAACTTGAAGCGTTGGCTGTGTCCCACGGTTTAGTGTTTAGTTTGGCCAACTCTGCCGGTATATCACAGTGGCCTATGTCGCATGGTAGCTGGAATCGTTTAGGTATCGCACTATATGGCTGTGCACAACCAGCAAATAATACTCAGCTCAAGTTGAAACCTGTGATGACTTTGACAGCGCCGATTATTGCGCTGCGCAGTCTACAAAAAGGTGAGAGTGTAGGTTACGGACAAAGTTGGGTCGCGCAACGAAAACGACCATTGCTACGGTGGCCATAG
- the murQ gene encoding N-acetylmuramic acid 6-phosphate etherase, whose translation MNSNPLLSELNTILSESRNPDTLNIDLLSTDAILQKINEEDQKVALAIKPALKNIGIAVDTIVEAIKNKGRLIYFGAGTSGRLGILDAVECVPTFSIEKDIVIGIIAGGEKAIKVAVEGAEDDQEAAIEDLKAINFNAKDVLVGIAASGRTPYVLSGLKYAQQIGAKSVAVSCNPNSAIGKAADVDICAAVGPEILTGSTRMKSGTAQKLILNMLSTASMIKIGKTYQNLMVDVHASNKKLYARALLIVMQATDCDEKIATDALLAAGNEAKVAIMMILTDVKATDAITFLKQNDGFLRAAVESKGAVT comes from the coding sequence ATGAATAGTAATCCACTTTTAAGTGAGCTTAATACTATCTTGTCGGAATCGCGAAACCCCGACACCTTAAACATTGATTTATTGTCAACTGATGCCATTCTGCAAAAAATTAACGAAGAAGATCAGAAAGTGGCACTTGCCATAAAACCGGCACTAAAAAATATAGGAATAGCGGTAGATACCATTGTTGAGGCCATTAAAAACAAAGGCCGTTTAATTTATTTCGGCGCGGGTACCAGTGGTCGTTTGGGTATTTTAGATGCAGTAGAATGTGTTCCCACTTTTAGTATCGAAAAAGATATTGTGATTGGTATTATCGCGGGGGGCGAAAAAGCTATAAAAGTTGCGGTAGAAGGTGCCGAAGACGACCAAGAAGCCGCCATAGAAGATTTAAAAGCAATTAACTTCAATGCCAAAGATGTATTGGTTGGCATTGCTGCCAGTGGTCGCACACCTTACGTCCTTTCAGGCTTAAAATATGCTCAACAGATTGGCGCCAAATCAGTTGCAGTAAGTTGTAATCCTAACTCAGCCATTGGCAAAGCTGCTGATGTGGATATTTGTGCTGCTGTTGGGCCAGAAATTCTGACAGGCTCTACGCGTATGAAATCAGGCACAGCACAAAAATTGATCCTTAATATGCTAAGCACAGCCAGTATGATCAAAATAGGTAAAACCTATCAAAATCTAATGGTAGATGTGCATGCCAGCAATAAAAAGCTATATGCCAGAGCACTGTTAATTGTCATGCAGGCAACTGATTGTGATGAAAAAATTGCCACTGATGCATTGCTGGCTGCGGGAAACGAAGCCAAGGTCGCGATTATGATGATACTAACGGATGTAAAGGCAACGGATGCAATAACTTTTCTGAAACAGAATGATGGTTTTTTACGTGCCGCTGTAGAGTCCAAAGGTGCTGTAACTTGA
- a CDS encoding exo-beta-N-acetylmuramidase NamZ family protein: protein MCTLGGCISKPPASSIQIGANQIERYLPLLKNKRVALVVNQTSRVANLHLVDFLLSRQINVVRIFAPEHGFRGDHDAGAHVSDDIDSKTGIQITSIYGKNKKPSKDMMSQVDIVIFDIQDVGVRFYTYISSMHYMMEAAAQSSTQFMVLDRPNPNGGFTDGPILDTAYQSFVGMHPIPVLHGMTVAEIALMIKGEQWITDADKLTLVTIANTHYRRDMLYDLPVAPSPNLPNSQSVQLYPSLCFFEATPISVGRGTDFPFQVIGHNIVPLGDFSFSPESMPGAALRPKLEEQVLLGVDLRHSSQQGLDLQMFVKAYQQFTASGLNFFERPDFMDKLAGSNQLRLAIQQGQSAQQIKQSWQPGIQAFKQLRKPYLLYPE from the coding sequence ATGTGTACTTTAGGTGGATGTATTTCGAAGCCCCCTGCTAGCTCAATTCAGATAGGAGCAAATCAAATTGAACGTTACCTGCCGTTATTAAAAAACAAACGTGTGGCGTTAGTCGTTAATCAAACCTCGCGGGTTGCTAACTTACATCTAGTCGACTTTCTGTTATCAAGACAGATTAATGTGGTGCGTATTTTTGCCCCAGAACATGGTTTCCGTGGAGACCATGATGCTGGCGCCCATGTCAGTGATGATATCGACAGTAAAACCGGGATTCAGATCACCTCGATATACGGTAAAAACAAGAAGCCGTCAAAAGACATGATGAGTCAAGTGGATATCGTCATTTTTGATATTCAGGATGTCGGTGTACGTTTTTATACTTATATTAGTTCTATGCATTACATGATGGAAGCTGCCGCACAGTCGTCGACTCAATTTATGGTACTCGACAGACCCAATCCTAATGGCGGGTTTACTGATGGCCCTATTCTGGACACTGCTTATCAATCGTTTGTGGGCATGCACCCTATTCCAGTGTTACACGGTATGACCGTCGCCGAAATTGCCCTTATGATTAAAGGTGAGCAATGGATAACAGACGCAGATAAACTAACCCTCGTCACCATTGCCAACACCCATTATCGCCGGGATATGCTCTATGATTTACCTGTTGCTCCCAGCCCTAACTTACCGAATAGCCAGTCTGTGCAACTGTACCCTTCGTTGTGTTTTTTTGAAGCCACACCGATCAGCGTGGGCCGTGGCACAGACTTCCCATTTCAGGTAATCGGTCACAACATTGTGCCTTTAGGAGATTTTAGTTTTAGCCCCGAGTCTATGCCTGGCGCAGCATTACGCCCAAAATTAGAAGAGCAGGTTTTGTTAGGCGTCGATTTACGACACAGTTCACAGCAAGGCTTAGATTTACAGATGTTTGTTAAAGCTTACCAGCAATTTACTGCGTCTGGCCTTAACTTCTTTGAGCGTCCCGACTTTATGGACAAATTAGCTGGCAGCAACCAATTAAGGTTGGCGATTCAGCAAGGGCAAAGTGCTCAGCAGATAAAACAAAGCTGGCAGCCGGGCATACAAGCCTTCAAACAGCTACGTAAACCCTATCTGCTCTATCCAGAGTAA
- a CDS encoding MurR/RpiR family transcriptional regulator, which produces MSTFTKIKALKDSLSISELKLAKFALDSSNAIRELSSQELANVVGVSQSSVVKFSQKLGYKGYPAFKMGIIDALNNSSTNSNLHGKITINDSFAQMSEKLLSSKVSVLNETQTLNDEKAFIEAVEFLKSSKRILICGLGGSALVGKDFSYKLQKLGMMAIEEVDTHAQLAFAATLGENDLVFAISESGNTKEMINVVSEAKRNKSKIISVTRYGSTPISDMADVKLYSVADDESARLSSILARTAQEFIIDILFIAITQSSRQGRQILEKTNAVVSDFRRLA; this is translated from the coding sequence ATGTCAACATTTACAAAAATCAAAGCGCTTAAGGACTCGTTGTCGATTAGTGAACTTAAACTAGCAAAATTTGCATTGGACTCATCTAATGCTATTCGAGAGTTGTCTTCACAAGAATTGGCCAATGTGGTCGGTGTTAGCCAATCCAGTGTGGTTAAGTTTTCTCAAAAATTAGGCTATAAAGGCTATCCAGCCTTCAAAATGGGCATTATTGATGCATTAAATAATTCTAGTACTAACAGTAACTTGCACGGTAAAATTACGATTAATGACAGCTTCGCTCAGATGTCTGAAAAATTACTGAGTAGCAAGGTGTCTGTGTTGAATGAGACACAGACGTTGAACGATGAAAAAGCATTTATTGAGGCGGTTGAATTTCTTAAGTCGTCGAAACGCATTTTGATTTGTGGCCTAGGTGGTTCAGCATTAGTAGGTAAAGACTTTTCTTATAAGTTGCAAAAGTTAGGCATGATGGCTATCGAAGAAGTTGATACCCACGCACAACTGGCGTTTGCTGCTACCTTAGGTGAAAATGACTTAGTGTTTGCTATCAGTGAATCAGGCAATACTAAAGAAATGATTAATGTCGTATCTGAGGCGAAACGCAATAAATCCAAAATAATTTCTGTGACGCGATATGGCAGCACACCCATTTCTGATATGGCCGATGTGAAACTCTACTCGGTGGCAGATGATGAATCAGCTCGTTTGTCATCTATTCTGGCCAGAACAGCCCAAGAATTTATCATTGATATTTTGTTTATTGCAATCACTCAGTCATCACGTCAAGGACGTCAAATCCTTGAAAAGACCAATGCAGTGGTGAGTGACTTTAGACGTCTGGCGTAG
- a CDS encoding acyltransferase family protein, translating into MMSALKAHCQSIYQHVPANRLLALDVFRGMTITAMILVNNPGSWQYIYSPLAHAKWHGWTLTDLIFPFFIFIVGVSISLSGQRQKEQGLGHGHIIHHALLRMFKLLLLGCFLALFYYNFSAADYDWFTQRLMQMRFMGVLQRIALVYMACVLLWLFLSRLQLVICMLAILVAYWLAMAFIPYHDDLGNQYVGLLEYANNLSAWLDNYLFAKTHLYYSSAQPFAFDPEGVLSTLPAIASGLSGVLAGQWLSFSHHSMRHKAKWLAICGVVALLLGQMWAHWLPINKALWTSSYVLLTSGYAALILAGLMYVLDIKQWRLWAAPFVVFGANSIAFFMFAGVVGRLVIMVHIGEVSVKAWLYSHFYRPWLGDLNASLAYAVSFLILSYLVMFVMYRKHIFWKV; encoded by the coding sequence ATGATGTCAGCGCTTAAAGCGCATTGTCAGTCTATCTATCAGCATGTGCCAGCCAATCGGCTGCTGGCTTTAGATGTATTTAGAGGCATGACGATTACCGCTATGATCTTAGTGAATAATCCTGGCAGCTGGCAATATATTTATTCGCCTTTAGCCCATGCAAAGTGGCACGGCTGGACCCTAACCGACTTAATTTTCCCCTTTTTTATCTTTATTGTTGGGGTGTCCATTTCGCTGTCGGGGCAGCGTCAAAAAGAGCAAGGGCTAGGTCATGGGCATATCATCCACCACGCTCTGCTGCGTATGTTTAAGCTACTGCTATTGGGCTGTTTTTTAGCACTGTTTTATTACAATTTTAGTGCTGCCGATTATGACTGGTTTACACAGCGCCTGATGCAAATGCGTTTTATGGGCGTGTTGCAACGTATCGCACTGGTATACATGGCTTGTGTCTTGTTATGGCTATTTTTGTCGCGCCTGCAGCTGGTAATTTGTATGCTCGCTATTTTGGTTGCCTATTGGCTGGCAATGGCATTTATTCCTTATCACGATGACCTAGGCAATCAATACGTGGGCTTATTAGAATATGCTAATAACTTGAGTGCTTGGTTGGACAACTACTTATTTGCTAAAACCCATCTCTATTATTCCAGCGCCCAGCCATTTGCGTTCGATCCTGAAGGCGTCTTAAGTACATTGCCGGCGATTGCTAGTGGTTTAAGCGGGGTATTGGCAGGGCAGTGGTTGTCGTTTAGCCATCATTCTATGCGTCATAAAGCCAAATGGCTGGCCATTTGTGGGGTGGTTGCATTGTTGTTGGGGCAAATGTGGGCTCATTGGTTACCCATTAATAAAGCATTGTGGACCTCTAGTTATGTGTTGCTTACCTCTGGATATGCCGCATTAATATTAGCCGGTTTGATGTATGTGTTGGATATCAAACAGTGGCGATTGTGGGCGGCCCCTTTTGTTGTATTTGGCGCTAACAGTATTGCCTTTTTTATGTTTGCCGGTGTGGTTGGACGGTTAGTGATCATGGTGCATATAGGTGAGGTCAGTGTAAAAGCGTGGTTATATTCGCATTTTTACAGACCTTGGCTGGGCGATCTCAATGCATCTTTAGCTTATGCTGTTAGCTTTTTAATACTGTCTTATCTGGTTATGTTTGTGATGTATCGTAAACACATTTTCTGGAAAGTATGA
- a CDS encoding glycoside hydrolase family 3 protein, which translates to MLLSASCAVKTKVDPILNPIVAQKLMLDLRYFCDDADLEKTCRTPVTKLPQPLADMISDTGIGGVILFAENLQNTRQILTLNYALQQAAKRAGHLPLFIAIDQEGGRVVRLPQNLGTSFAGNMAIGATFAKHGDKFARESGEIMAKELMSLGFNVNFAPTVDVNVNPLNPVINVRSYGEDANIVAQLGTAQMAAMQHQGMIATLKHFPGHGDTSVDSHTGLPRVDHDLQQIEAVDLKPFSYAIDRDAPGMIMTAHIQYPQLDNTEFMAKDGNTVILPATMSRKILTDLLRDKMEFKGLIVTDALNMAGIAHYFDQTEAVVQTFSAGADIALMPITIRRPSDIANLKQLISDVTNAVQQGRLNRKEIDVSAQRIAALKASYQLSKPQTLPIDQAIVSAQATLDSLAHKMVEQQLANSAIVMIKNSGVLPLDNSVTNLLLVMPDTTKCMGLTLALKNRLPTLNIKCNSVASVDADVNLLALDQVDMVITADITPDQSLAELGGMDDIQHRRERSTKQQQISQQLRMLEAAQQLGKKTLFISLRTPYNSRLFAPYADAILASFAYRLTKSEYMDDSGRSITQYDGPIFNALADVISGRIQAQGSLPVTVQ; encoded by the coding sequence ATGTTATTGAGTGCATCTTGTGCCGTAAAAACAAAAGTAGATCCAATATTAAACCCAATCGTCGCTCAAAAATTAATGCTTGATTTACGGTATTTTTGTGATGATGCTGATCTCGAAAAAACGTGCCGAACACCTGTAACTAAGTTACCTCAACCATTAGCAGATATGATTAGTGATACAGGTATCGGTGGTGTCATTTTGTTTGCTGAAAACCTACAAAATACCCGACAAATACTGACCTTAAATTATGCCTTGCAGCAAGCTGCAAAGAGAGCAGGGCATCTACCGCTGTTTATCGCTATCGATCAGGAAGGTGGTCGGGTGGTGCGTTTGCCGCAAAACTTGGGCACGTCATTTGCGGGCAATATGGCGATTGGTGCCACCTTTGCTAAGCACGGAGACAAGTTTGCCCGTGAAAGTGGCGAAATTATGGCCAAAGAATTAATGTCACTGGGTTTTAATGTTAATTTTGCACCTACTGTAGATGTAAATGTTAATCCGTTAAATCCGGTGATCAATGTGCGCTCATACGGTGAAGATGCGAATATAGTGGCGCAACTGGGCACGGCGCAAATGGCGGCGATGCAACATCAGGGCATGATCGCTACTCTAAAACATTTTCCGGGGCACGGTGACACCAGTGTCGATAGTCATACCGGCTTGCCCAGAGTCGATCACGATCTACAACAAATTGAAGCCGTTGATTTAAAGCCCTTTAGTTATGCCATAGACCGTGATGCACCGGGCATGATCATGACGGCACATATTCAGTATCCGCAATTAGATAACACTGAATTTATGGCTAAAGACGGCAACACTGTGATTTTACCGGCCACTATGTCCCGCAAGATCCTGACTGATTTACTCAGAGATAAAATGGAATTTAAAGGCCTTATAGTTACTGATGCATTAAACATGGCGGGCATTGCTCATTACTTTGACCAGACTGAGGCGGTTGTTCAAACCTTTTCAGCCGGAGCAGATATTGCGTTGATGCCAATAACTATTAGGCGTCCATCAGATATTGCTAACTTAAAACAGCTTATCAGTGATGTGACTAACGCGGTGCAGCAAGGGCGCTTAAACCGCAAAGAGATTGACGTTTCGGCACAGCGTATTGCTGCACTCAAAGCAAGCTATCAACTGTCGAAACCACAAACATTACCGATTGACCAGGCTATTGTTAGTGCACAGGCAACCTTGGACTCGCTAGCTCACAAAATGGTTGAACAGCAATTGGCCAACAGCGCCATCGTTATGATTAAAAACAGCGGTGTGTTACCCCTTGATAATAGTGTGACCAATCTGCTGTTAGTGATGCCAGATACCACTAAGTGTATGGGATTAACCCTTGCGCTAAAAAATCGTTTACCGACCTTAAATATTAAGTGCAACAGCGTGGCTAGTGTCGATGCTGACGTCAACTTGTTAGCCTTGGATCAAGTTGACATGGTTATCACAGCGGATATCACCCCAGATCAAAGCTTAGCAGAGCTAGGTGGCATGGACGATATCCAGCACAGGCGTGAACGTAGTACTAAACAGCAGCAAATTAGCCAACAGTTAAGGATGTTAGAAGCGGCGCAACAGCTAGGTAAAAAGACGCTGTTTATCAGTTTGCGTACACCATACAACAGCCGTTTGTTTGCACCCTATGCCGATGCCATTTTAGCCAGTTTTGCTTATCGGCTGACCAAGTCTGAGTATATGGACGACTCTGGTCGTTCTATTACGCAGTACGACGGACCGATTTTTAATGCTTTAGCAGACGTGATCAGTGGTCGTATTCAAGCCCAAGGAAGTTTGCCTGTTACGGTTCAATAA